A region from the Achromobacter seleniivolatilans genome encodes:
- a CDS encoding glycosyltransferase family 9 protein codes for MSDISCLYVRLPNWVGDVCMSLPSLRALQGTGLPLVICARPWARDLLDGVAKLDFIPMRGKAGPDRAAVSAHRRSLGAMGRRARGLLLPDSLSSALVFRLAGLPSAGYRDDGRSFLLRWPIAKPDDALHAVQSWHYLTREALIRWGLPPGPSQPGPTLDLPLTEAHQNAADQALGAAGLHAHRFVLIAPTATGLHKGKIKVWPGFDTLTRALQSRGHTVVMCPPPAETDEALRNAPTAQLLPPLSLGAFAALTAQAALVICNDSGVSHVAAAASARELALFGVTRPGRTGPWSPRAVCVGSEQAWPSVEDVLQQATTLLNGTV; via the coding sequence ATGTCCGATATCAGTTGCTTGTATGTCCGGTTGCCCAATTGGGTGGGCGATGTTTGCATGAGCCTGCCCAGCCTGCGCGCCCTGCAGGGCACCGGCCTGCCCCTGGTGATCTGCGCCCGCCCCTGGGCCCGCGACCTGCTCGACGGCGTGGCGAAGCTGGATTTCATTCCCATGCGCGGCAAAGCCGGCCCCGACCGGGCGGCGGTCAGCGCCCACCGGCGCAGCCTGGGCGCCATGGGACGGCGCGCCCGCGGCCTGTTGCTGCCGGATTCTTTGTCCAGCGCGCTGGTCTTCCGGCTGGCGGGCTTGCCGTCGGCGGGGTATCGCGATGACGGCCGCAGCTTTCTGTTGCGCTGGCCCATCGCCAAGCCTGATGACGCATTGCATGCTGTCCAATCCTGGCACTACCTGACCCGTGAGGCGCTGATCCGCTGGGGACTGCCGCCCGGCCCCAGCCAGCCAGGCCCCACGCTGGACCTGCCGCTGACCGAAGCCCATCAAAATGCGGCCGATCAGGCGCTAGGGGCCGCCGGGCTCCACGCCCATCGTTTTGTGCTGATTGCACCGACTGCCACTGGCCTGCACAAGGGCAAAATCAAGGTCTGGCCGGGATTCGATACACTGACACGCGCCTTACAAAGCCGCGGCCATACCGTGGTAATGTGCCCCCCTCCGGCCGAAACCGACGAGGCTTTGCGCAACGCGCCTACGGCGCAGTTGTTGCCGCCCTTGTCGTTGGGCGCCTTTGCCGCGTTGACGGCTCAGGCGGCGCTGGTGATTTGTAACGATTCCGGCGTCTCGCACGTTGCCGCCGCGGCATCCGCCCGGGAGCTCGCGCTATTTGGCGTGACGCGTCCTGGCCGGACCGGACCGTGGTCGCCGCGGGCGGTGTGCGTGGGGTCGGAGCAGGCTTGGCCGTCCGTTGAAGACGTTCTGCAGCAGGCCACTACCCTGCTGAACGGGACGGTGTAA
- a CDS encoding YdcF family protein has protein sequence MTFSSYLTNLIIPYNLCVTLVIIGLVLGLFRLRKTGGAIIAAGLLWALFWSLPATSLWLGGALESRYPHLAPSDSPTADAIVVLGGNTANGRANWFLPYDKDTAIVRIDTAAQLFLAGRAPKVLLSGGALEGDVSEARGMAHAIRQQGVPESALILENSSRTTYENAALTEDQLKSRGIGKVLLVTSALHMPRAMAAFSKQGVEAIAAPAPPQIVEPKDGSLSLWLPDQRTFDASRSIIKEYAGLFVYWLRGWV, from the coding sequence ATGACCTTTTCCAGCTATCTCACGAATCTGATCATTCCCTACAACTTGTGCGTGACCCTGGTCATCATCGGACTGGTGCTTGGCCTGTTCCGCTTGCGCAAAACTGGCGGCGCCATCATTGCGGCGGGCTTGCTCTGGGCCTTGTTCTGGTCGCTGCCGGCAACGTCGCTGTGGCTGGGCGGCGCGCTCGAATCGCGGTATCCGCATCTAGCGCCCTCGGATTCCCCCACCGCTGACGCCATCGTCGTGCTGGGAGGCAATACGGCCAATGGCCGCGCCAATTGGTTCCTGCCCTATGACAAAGACACCGCGATCGTGCGCATAGACACGGCGGCCCAGTTGTTCCTGGCCGGACGAGCGCCCAAGGTGCTGTTGTCGGGCGGCGCGCTGGAAGGCGACGTCAGCGAAGCACGCGGCATGGCGCATGCCATCCGGCAGCAAGGGGTTCCTGAATCCGCGTTGATCCTGGAAAACTCCAGCCGCACGACCTATGAGAACGCAGCCTTGACCGAAGACCAGCTCAAGTCGCGCGGCATCGGTAAAGTCTTGCTGGTGACATCCGCGCTGCACATGCCACGCGCCATGGCTGCATTTTCCAAACAAGGCGTCGAAGCCATCGCCGCCCCGGCACCTCCGCAGATCGTGGAGCCCAAGGATGGCTCACTGTCATTGTGGCTGCCTGACCAACGCACCTTTGATGCCAGCCGTTCCATCATCAAGGAATACGCCGGATTGTTCGTGTATTGGCTGCGCGGGTGGGTATGA
- a CDS encoding YkgJ family cysteine cluster protein produces the protein MSLTASPLDCRAGCGACCIAPSITRPIPGMPQGKPAGVPCIQLLPDMRCGVFGQPSRPDFCGGLQPQHEMCGPDREHAIVWLGDLERATAPGH, from the coding sequence ATGAGCCTGACGGCCTCGCCGCTGGATTGCCGGGCCGGTTGTGGCGCGTGCTGCATCGCGCCGTCGATCACACGGCCGATTCCCGGCATGCCGCAAGGTAAACCCGCCGGCGTGCCCTGTATTCAGTTGCTGCCGGATATGCGCTGCGGCGTTTTCGGCCAGCCATCGCGCCCCGATTTTTGTGGCGGCTTGCAACCCCAGCACGAGATGTGCGGCCCGGATCGCGAGCATGCGATTGTGTGGCTGGGGGATCTGGAAAGGGCAACGGCGCCCGGCCATTGA
- a CDS encoding glycosyltransferase family 4 protein — protein MKTAAGAAERRLRIALLVDRFGNRFGGAEAYGVELMRVLAQRHDISVVARDFDSDLPFPFLRVRFPGWLPSWMRVAYFAWRADRLTRGRFDIVHSHMNGWAGEIQVMHVTPVRYNRVTRVNPLQRLTARLSPRLATYLLLEKWRVRRAPDRRVVAVSGLIMDQLHRSYGPDLPVDIIAPGVKLPAADGAGGRDATRASLGWDAATIGCLLVARNPLRKGLPALLDALAQLPSQYKLLVVGADEPTRERVRAAGAIASRVSLIDPTPEVARYFTAADIYAHPTLNDSYGMAPLEAMSHGLPVVVSSPVYCGFAQYLSAGKDALILQDPRDGAQLAQALERLGSEPALRAALIERGLEIARDQSWETVAARYEALYEKVLAARG, from the coding sequence ATGAAGACAGCCGCCGGCGCCGCTGAACGGCGGCTCCGCATTGCGCTGTTGGTTGACCGCTTCGGCAATCGCTTCGGCGGCGCGGAAGCCTACGGCGTCGAGCTGATGCGTGTGCTGGCGCAACGCCACGATATCTCCGTCGTGGCGCGCGACTTCGACAGCGACCTGCCGTTTCCGTTTCTACGTGTGCGCTTTCCCGGATGGCTGCCCAGCTGGATGCGCGTCGCGTACTTTGCCTGGCGCGCCGACCGGCTTACACGCGGCCGCTTCGACATCGTCCACTCGCACATGAACGGCTGGGCGGGCGAGATCCAGGTCATGCACGTGACGCCGGTGCGCTACAACCGCGTTACCCGGGTCAACCCGTTGCAGCGCCTGACTGCAAGGCTCAGCCCTCGTTTGGCGACTTATCTGCTGTTGGAAAAATGGCGGGTCCGGCGTGCGCCTGACCGACGCGTCGTGGCCGTTTCCGGGCTGATCATGGATCAGCTGCATCGCAGCTATGGTCCCGACCTGCCAGTGGACATCATCGCGCCCGGCGTAAAGCTGCCCGCAGCTGATGGGGCAGGCGGGCGCGATGCCACCCGCGCTTCATTGGGCTGGGATGCGGCCACCATCGGCTGCCTGCTGGTGGCGCGCAATCCGCTGCGCAAAGGCTTGCCCGCCTTATTGGACGCGCTGGCTCAGTTGCCGTCCCAATACAAGCTGCTGGTGGTGGGCGCGGATGAACCGACTCGCGAGCGGGTACGAGCGGCGGGCGCTATCGCCAGCCGTGTTTCGCTGATCGATCCAACGCCAGAAGTGGCCCGGTATTTCACCGCTGCGGATATCTACGCGCATCCTACGCTGAACGACAGCTACGGTATGGCGCCGCTGGAAGCCATGTCGCACGGGCTGCCGGTAGTGGTCAGTTCACCGGTCTACTGCGGTTTCGCGCAATATCTGTCGGCGGGTAAAGACGCCTTGATCCTGCAAGACCCGCGAGACGGCGCGCAATTGGCGCAAGCGCTGGAACGCCTGGGTTCGGAACCCGCGCTCCGCGCGGCGCTGATCGAACGCGGCCTGGAAATCGCCAGGGATCAAAGTTGGGAGACAGTGGCCGCGCGGTACGAAGCCCTGTATGAAAAGGTGCTCGCTGCACGAGGCTAA
- a CDS encoding polysaccharide deacetylase family protein, producing the protein MSIPILMYHQIGVPNPKGTPFRGLTVTPDSFARQMRWMRRLGYRGLSMRDVMPYVRGERQGKVFGITFDDGYRNVLHNAMPVLSELGFTATNYFVARQFDGGNVWDEHKGIPFSALMTVGEMREWAQAGNEVGSHTLDHVHLPEMTPEEARRQIVESKDELEQALGAPVTAFCYPYGDHGPEHRVMVREAGYDNATLTQRGLAAASDDPFGLPRVTVARSTNIIRFLQKCLTRYEDSRRRR; encoded by the coding sequence ATGTCTATACCCATTCTCATGTACCACCAGATCGGTGTGCCCAATCCCAAGGGCACGCCGTTTCGTGGGCTGACGGTGACCCCGGACAGCTTTGCCCGCCAGATGCGCTGGATGCGCCGGCTGGGTTATCGCGGCCTGTCCATGCGTGACGTCATGCCCTATGTTCGCGGCGAACGGCAGGGCAAGGTGTTCGGCATCACGTTTGATGACGGCTACCGCAATGTGCTTCACAACGCGATGCCGGTGTTGAGCGAACTGGGCTTTACCGCCACCAATTATTTCGTGGCGCGCCAGTTCGACGGCGGCAATGTGTGGGATGAGCATAAGGGCATTCCGTTCTCGGCGCTGATGACCGTGGGCGAGATGCGCGAATGGGCGCAGGCCGGCAACGAAGTCGGATCGCACACGCTGGATCACGTGCATTTGCCCGAAATGACGCCCGAGGAAGCCCGCCGCCAGATTGTCGAATCCAAAGACGAACTGGAGCAGGCGCTAGGCGCTCCCGTCACGGCATTTTGTTATCCCTACGGCGATCACGGACCAGAGCATCGCGTCATGGTGCGCGAAGCCGGCTATGACAACGCCACGCTGACGCAGCGCGGTCTGGCTGCCGCATCCGACGATCCCTTTGGCCTGCCGCGCGTAACGGTTGCGCGTTCGACCAACATCATCCGCTTCTTGCAGAAGTGTCTGACCCGGTATGAAGACAGCCGCCGGCGCCGCTGA